Genomic segment of Umezawaea sp. Da 62-37:
GGCGTGCGCGTGAACTTCCGCGGCGACAACCTCCAGGGTGCCGACTACGACCGGATCAACAACGGCGGCAAGGGCGACGCGTTCGACACCCTGCCCGGCTTCCTGCCCCCGTCGCCCGGCAACGGCGGCTGGCCGCAGGCGGTGGACAACTACCAGCGGCTCAACTACAACGTGGTGCGCATCCACCAAGAGCCCGCGAGCCCGTACATGCTGGACGTCGCCGACGAGATGGGCCTGATGATCATCGGCGAGACCGCGATCCGCGGCTCCTCCGGCAAGCAGGACTGGATCGCCGGGCACGACAACATGGTCAACCACGCCCGTGCGCTGGTCCTGCGCGACCGCAACCACCCCGCGGTCATCCGCTGGAGCCAGGTCAACGAGCCGAACCAGAGCGGCCAGGATTCCGAACAGTTCGAGAAGGACCTGTACGCGGCGATCAACGGCAACGACGGCACCCGACCGGTCATAGCCGAGGTGGGCGTCGACGGGAATCTCAACGGGTATCCCGGAATGACCTATGCCAACTTCGCGGTGATCCCGCACTACGTCGACGGCTTCGGCAGGTACGGGGAGGGCCTGAAAACCGTGAACGGGCGGCCCGACGGCGAGGGCGAGTACATCTGGCCGGCATGCAACAACAAGCAGGGCTTCGAGTGGTTCGCCACGGCCACCCTGGCCAAGCGCGGCAAGAACGCCACCGACCTGCGTCCGTACACGCTGCTGTCCGCCTGGGCCGGCGTCGTGCCCGGAGTGCGCACCGGCGACTTCACCCCGGAGGAGGGCGGTCGCCCCATCTACGGCGCGGACAACCTCTCCGCCCCCTGGAGCAACCCGCAGATCCAGCGCGTGCAAGCGGCGTTCAACCCGGTGGCCGCGGTCGATCTGCCGTTCTGGTCGGCCTCCGGCGCCTCGGACTCCAACGGCACCTTCCCCCTGCCGCAGGCCGTGCCCAACTACGCCCGCAACGCCACGGTCACCCGCAACATCACCGTCTTCAACGACGACTTCGCCGACACTGCGGTGGGCTTCACCTGGACGGCGCGGCTCGACGCGCCGGACGGCGCGGTCGTCGCGTCCGGAAGCACGACCCTGACCGTCCCGCTCGGCTCGCGGGTCACCCAACCGGTGTCCTTCACCACCCCAGCCACCGGCGACCGCGTGTACCTGCAGCTGTCGACCACGAAGTCCGGTAGCCCCGTCTTCACCGACGCGGTGGAGTACTTCACCCTTGCCGGAGGCGGCGGAGACGGACCCGCACCGGGCACCTACCGCATCGTCAACCGCAACAGCGGCAAGCCGCTCGCTGTCGCGGGCAACTCCACCGCGGACGGCGCCAAAGTGGTCCAGCAGAGCGGCACCGCCACCTGGACCATCGCAACGACCTCCGACGGCTCCTACACCCTCCACTACGTCCCAAGCGGAAAGGTCCTCGACGTCAACGGCAACAGCAGCACGGCCGGGCTGCAACTGCAGCAGTGGACGGCCAACGGCGGCACCAACCAGATGTGGTATCTGCGGTCCACCGGCAACGGCTACTACACCATCGTCAGCCACGACAGCGGACTGGCGGCGGACGTCAACGGTGCCGCGACGAGCGACGGGGCGCAAGTCGTGCAATGGGCCGCCAACGGCGGGGCCAATCAGCAGTGGCAACTGAACCGGACCTGACCGGACGACCCGGTTCTCACCTGCTGCCGCGGCGTCGACCGCTACCCCTGGCCGCTCGGCCCCGCGGCTAGGGGTAGCGGCGAGATGTCAAAGCTCGTTCGACAACAATCCTTCAGTGGATAGGTTTGTATCGTCCGGTCATCAGCGTTATGCAGGGCAGTTGGGAGGCAAATCCGCACCTCGCCGCTGGGTATCCACAAGTTTTCACACACCCTGCGAACGACCATGTCCAAGTCTGCGTACCACACTGATACTGCCCTATGTTCCCTGGCACCAGCCAGCATGCTGCTATCGAAACTCCAGGCCAGCGCGATGACCGGCACCGAGTCATCGGATAAGACGGCCCACTGGGACCGGGACGCGACATCCAGTACAATGAGCCTTTTTCATCTTGGTTCGGATGCTTTGGCGGGCAAGGGATGTGCGCCACAAACCGGGGATCGTCGGTGTGTCGGTGTGACAACGGATGAAGCCCTCGGTAGGAGGGCTGTCGACCAAGATCAGTCTTGTCACA
This window contains:
- a CDS encoding RICIN domain-containing protein; translated protein: MRQNSPRSLSQRFARAALAGATLLATIGTVQPAAAAQPAAATQPVAAAQPAPATAAAGADAIASVDLAGTWSFTPTGRGATSIAVPGGGWYKQGFTDVNEAVYSHTITVPDSGQPQSTWIEFGAVNHQATLSVDGRVVATQTTSFTPSNFDISAYAAPGSTHTISVAVKGRGALKASNGRYLVPDAADWSEAVPQGIFRSAFLRTYPAVYVSDTFMRTSVANKTLSYDVSVRNTSGSSRSVTLTGSLSSNNGTAFSYPELPSRTVTVAAHSTVTVTVGPVAWNLDSTSYWWPNVPYRSGYRAQLHGLAVHAVADDGHTSDATYRFGFREATQNGDYYYLNGVRVNFRGDNLQGADYDRINNGGKGDAFDTLPGFLPPSPGNGGWPQAVDNYQRLNYNVVRIHQEPASPYMLDVADEMGLMIIGETAIRGSSGKQDWIAGHDNMVNHARALVLRDRNHPAVIRWSQVNEPNQSGQDSEQFEKDLYAAINGNDGTRPVIAEVGVDGNLNGYPGMTYANFAVIPHYVDGFGRYGEGLKTVNGRPDGEGEYIWPACNNKQGFEWFATATLAKRGKNATDLRPYTLLSAWAGVVPGVRTGDFTPEEGGRPIYGADNLSAPWSNPQIQRVQAAFNPVAAVDLPFWSASGASDSNGTFPLPQAVPNYARNATVTRNITVFNDDFADTAVGFTWTARLDAPDGAVVASGSTTLTVPLGSRVTQPVSFTTPATGDRVYLQLSTTKSGSPVFTDAVEYFTLAGGGGDGPAPGTYRIVNRNSGKPLAVAGNSTADGAKVVQQSGTATWTIATTSDGSYTLHYVPSGKVLDVNGNSSTAGLQLQQWTANGGTNQMWYLRSTGNGYYTIVSHDSGLAADVNGAATSDGAQVVQWAANGGANQQWQLNRT